DNA sequence from the Podospora pseudocomata strain CBS 415.72m chromosome 2 map unlocalized CBS415.72m_2.2, whole genome shotgun sequence genome:
ctgttggtATACGAtgggctcacaacttcgtcaaacgccagccagaactTCGGACGCGATTTACGCGTaaatacgactaccagagggctaaatGCGAAGATCCAAAGATTATCCGCGAGTGGTTTGCCCTTGTATATAATGTCAAGGTcaaatacggcatcctcgacgacgatTCGTACAATTttgacgagactgggtttatgatgggcattatcGTCGCCATTATGGTCGTTACAACTTCTGATGGCCGTGGTAAGGCCAAACAGGTCCAGCCTGGCAATCGTGAGTGGGCTACAGTTATTCAGGGAGTGAATGCTCTGGGTTGGGCTATCCCaccattcatcatcttggccgggCAATATCACCTCGCCAATTGGTATCAAGAATGCAACCTCCCAGCCgactggcgcatcgcaaccactgAGAAcggctggactaccaatgcagtaggcctagattggatcaagcacttcgatTTCCACACGGTATCTCGTACGAAGGGCAAATATCGGCTGTTAATCCTGACGGCCAcgagagccaccactccgAAGAATTCGAAACCTACTGCCAGGAGCACAACATTATTACACTATGTATGCCtccgcactcctcccacctacttcagccattggatgttggctgttttgcgCCATTGAAGAAGGCGTACAGTCGCCAGATTGAGCagttgatgcggatgaacatcacacacatcagcaagttggAGTTTCTTTGTGCATTTAGAGAAGCGTTTTTTGCTTCGatcacagaaaagaatatccagggaggttttgctggagctggccttgtgccgtacgacCCAGAGAGGTTGCTTTCTAAGCTGGATGTACGGCTCcggactccaacacccccatcctcaaggcCGGGCACGGCACTACCTTGGCTCTCCCAAacgccacacaaccctcgagaagcaaaCTCACAGTCAAAGCTTATTAAAACTCGCATTTCCAACCATCAAGGCagctctcccacctccatgCTAGCCGCTGTGGACCAGTTTACTAAGGGAGCAATGGCAATAATGCACGAGGTGGCCCTTCTCCGTACAGAAAACTCTTCGCTAcgtaaggccaatgaggggcttagtaagagacggagagccaaaaaaacacgtgtgaggcttggagggtcacttactgtacaagaggcacaggatctactggatcagaaggctgtgggcGAGCAAGTAATCCAGGAAAACCGACAGAATGGTGGTTGTGCACGggggtctcgtacgaagattcggtgctgtggtgtgtgcggcaagcctggccataatgcacgcacGtgcaaggaggctgcagaatcgtctgattcaTCAATATCTGATAGAGTTATTGTggtttcctagtgttgtggttgtgtaattgagggtagttgtggtagggtagTAGAAAGTGTCCCGCTCGCTTGTCTGTCCCGTTCGCTTATCACACACGTTATCACTTGTGTTCAATGATTAAAGATAGATGGGGAGTTCTGGTGAGAGCGTCCCAAGGCAAGGCCTTTTAAACCACGGAATCGAGGGTCCCGGGACCCAGTGTGATCATCCACCTGTGGCTCGGAGGGTCACAACAGTTATGCTTCTTCTTTATCATATGAGGCAGCTCCCATGATGACTTTACCGCGGTGGCTAAGCCCGCGAGAGCGGCAGCTGactgtgacaagggctgtaatatcagggcttggaacttcatggttcaattcagcCTAatgatcttcaatggcctcgaagagcgtgatgaggaagaagaaggtctaggaatacagacagatctcagagacgcgtatttatccatcgtcaggtggtccgtgcccagtggcctcaagccgctgccaagttcctcaatatctcaggttggccaatatcatcttcttaaTAACCGCGAAGCCTGTGATCGTCTTCCTCACTTTGACTACTGGTTCACAgcgtgcagttaccccttctttcagtggcatcgacggtgttgttggccgtgttCACGGTGGTTAGTtcgttgacgtgtgacacTGACGCCCAAGAACTGGGTAAAGTATGAAGCTATAGAGATACTGGTACCGGTAGTTGAATGAGAGTAGAGTGGATAAGCAAAGCGGGAATGAATGTGTCACCGTGCCAACCAAGGACTAGGTAAGGTTTCTTGTTATTGCAcgaaggagagagagagaggagcgAAGCTCTCTCCGAACTAGAGACGTGCTCTGCTGTATGACTAAGCCGCTATCCCTCAAGGTTGGTCTGGTGCGGTGACAGAATGGAGGTAACTGCGGGCGTTTTGTACTTACCGACCCTTACGTAGTGTTAAATGCTATAAAGCGATTTGAAATCAACCTAAATAGGCAGCGAGTCAAGTACTGATTATTTTCGAGGTCAACTGAAACTACAAAACCTAGTGTTGTGTGGGTAGCCACAACTGGCTCCATAAGGAGCTTGGACCAACCTGGgcttgtttgtttgggtCTGCAAGATTTCTTGGTTTGCCTTTCCATAGTTAATATCAATCAACACTTTTATACCAACACCTAGTAAAGTGAGGAGGGGTTACACGCTGCACAGTTTTGACCACAGTCTCACACTAAGTGTGTGCACTGTGTGGGTCACGCTTTCACCAGTCACTTATTTATACTCCTACCTGGtttcttccttctcttctaTACCTTAGAATCAACGATAGTAAAGTAATCTGCCATTAGTGGTCCTGCCTTTTCGTGacaggagggaggggagcgcCGCCCGTTACCCGGTTcttcctccagcaccttgTCGAAGTCGTCGTCCGTGGAACCCATCGAGCGCACGAGAGCAGCTTGCGCCTTGGGCATTTCTCTTCAGCTTCACCATCCTTCATGACAGTTGACGTAGCTTCGAGCGGAGCGATGGCACCGTCTGCAGGGCTGGCTGTGCTGGgctctgcttcctcttcatcactcTCCCTGGCATATCAAGTTTGGCCAACCGCTTAATTTATGTCACCTTGGTGGCCATCTTCGCGTTCCGTATACCGCTGCTCATGTTGACGACggagctcttcttcgtcccccCGTTGCAACCTCCACTGCCATCTGACTGCATCACGCTCACGTCCACTTTGCTCTGCCAGCTGCTGCCGCGCCGCTTCTCGTATTGCCTGACTCGCATTATTTGCTGGCCCCGTCCCATTTTGTCTCCGACGCTCTTCCCGCGTATGGAGCCTTAGTTCCGCCCAGATCTGGAATATCTGGTCGTCGTCTTGGAGACGTCGTTCCTGCTCCTGCCGTCTCCTTTCTTCCCGCTCTTCCTGAGCTTCAAGATGTGAATATGCCCAGTCCTggagctccttctcctcctttcgAAGTCGCTCTCGCTCTTCGCGCTGTTGAGACTCTAacgtctctctctcttgacGGCCGCGTTCCACTTGCTGCTGAAGCTGTATTTGCGGCTAAACTGATGAAGAGCTAGTATGTAATTCAGCCATGCTGAATATCCgatgcctccgctgccgACTAAGCGAGCGCAAAGAACCGTAGGCGCGGATCTCATTGTCACTTACCGTAGTTTCTGAGTGTTGTGCGGCTACACGCTACAGGGACATGATCTGATGCACACTGTCAATTGGGCCCACTCTTAAGGAATTAAGATCTTGGCAGTGGGACCTGGGCCACTGGGTTCGACAACACCAGAATTGACACCCCCCATATACTATTTGACACATACCAGCGGGAACGCCGCCAATCACGATGCTTCGAAATATGCGCGGTAGCGGCCTGCCCTCCAGGCGccaacacaaacaaaaaTGCGCAGCGTGCGGGGCGAGTGACCCATGCAAACGCAACACCTTGACAACGGCGACTACAATAACCagcttcaacctcctcaatcaGACCGACCGGGATTCACGCTACGAACTCGACAGCTACTTACGGTAGATAGTTCTCGCCTGTCTAGCAGCTACCCCATTTCACCTGTTGATATACTGTGCCTCCAGTCCCGCGAACATTAGCTGTCCGCTCGCGCGACTGGTTGCCGCACCGCCGAACATTTAATTCGTATGAATCGCTGCCGAGAGAGCTGAACCTGGCTGCCTGTGTAATGCGGCTCCTTGAACGTGACGATGCCGGCGACTTCCACCTGAAGGACCTGCCCAGCAACGCGATTCCGCCTTACGCGATACTCTCACACACATggggcgacgaagaggtcCTCTTCAAAGATCTGGTGGATGGTACGGGCAGGAAAAATGCAGGCTATGCTAAGGTTCAGTTTTGCGGAGATCAAGCCTGGCGCGATGGGCTGAAACACTTCTGGATCGACACATGCTGCATCGACAAGTCAGACGCTGTCGAGCTCCAGCACGCTCTCAACTCCATGTTCCAGTGGTATCGTAACGCCACCAAATGCTATGTCTATCTCACAGACGTCTCAACCCGCAAGTGGGACGCCGACGGCAACTCTGGTTGGGAACTGGCTTTTCGGACATGCAGATGGTTTACCCGAGGATGGACTCTGCAGGAGCTTATTGCTCCAACGATCGTTGAATTCTTCTCTCAGGAGCGCGAGCGTTTGGGGGATAAAAAGTCTTTGGAACGAGAAATCCACGATATAACCGGAATTCCTCTAAAAGCTCTTCAGGGAAGACCTCTATCCGATTTCAGTATTGCCGAACGAATGGCGTGGATAGAGAAGCGCGATACAAAATTTGAGGAAGATAAGGCTTACTCGTTATTCGGTATCTTTGATGTGCACATACCGGTTATTTACGGCGAAGGAAAACAGAAGGCATTGAAGCGGCTGCGAGACAAGATCCGCGAGGATTATCTCTGTTTAGCAAAGCTGTGGTCCGCTGACCCGCGGGACCCGCACCACGAGAAGGAGCGCATCGAGCTAGCAAAGGGTGGTCTGCTGGCTGATGCTTACCGCTGGGTCTTTGACAACCCCGAATTTCGGCAATGGCGCCATAACTCAGAGAATCGACTTCTCTGGATCAAGGGTGACCCtggcaaaggcaagaccatgttgctctgcggcaTCATCGACGAGCTAGAGCAACCCATCACTGCTAGTGGTGGCAACTTGGCGTATTTCTTTTGTCAAGCTACCGACTCGCGCATCAATAGCGCAATTGCCGTGCTACGGGGGTTGATTTACCTCCTTGCTCGCCGACAACCGCGTCTCCTCTTATATCTGCCCGAGAATACGTACGCTTCCGACGACGCAATGGCATGGGTCGTTCTATCGAAGGTTTTACGGCGTATGCTAGAAGATCCAGACTTGAAGGAAACCTACCTGGTCATTGATGCCCTTGACGAATGCGTTATCGACCTACCCAAACTTTTGGATTTCGTCGTCATTTCACCAGGACGCGTCAAGTGGCTCTTATCAAGTCGGAACGAGGTTCTTAttgaggagaagctgaaACCTGATGTTGGGCGGACGAGACTTAGTCTCGAGTTGAAAGCGAATGCGGTGCAAGTGTCTCACGCCATCGATGCGTATATCGACGGCAAGCTATCAGGTCTCGCATCACTTCAAGACGACACACCGTTGAAAAATCAAGTGCGGGATATTTTGCACCAAAAGGCAAACGGCACGTTCCTCTGGGTTGCTCTCGTTATACAAGAGCTcagtgaggatgatgttgagagcTGGCATGCTCTTCAAATCGTCGAAGAAGTGCCGTCGGGCCTAGATAGGATGTATGATCGCATGTTGAATGAAATCAGTCGGTACAAAAGGGACTCGGAATTTTGCCGGCGCATACTCTTGGTGGCCACGGTTGCATACCGCCCACTCTACTTGGGCGAAATAGGCAGCTTATCTGAATTACCGGAGCAGATTGTGGGATCAACAGAGAATATTAGGAAAGTCGTGGCTAAGTGCGGATCGTTTCTCACCATCCGAGAAGACAAGATCTACCTTATCCATCAGTCAGCCAAGGACTACTTAAGCGCATCCGCCTTGATCTTCCCCCATGGCGCACCAATTGCCCACCGGGATATATGCGCTCGATCGCTAAAGCTTATGTTACAGAAGTTAAGACGCGACATGTACGGCTTAGTTACCCCGGGATTTCCTATCGACCAGGCCCGCACGCCAGAACCGGACCCTCTTGTGACCGTACGGTATTCGTGCGTGTTCTGGGTTGACCACCTCCGCGATTCGATTACTGATAAACACACGCCACAACGCAACACACTGGATGCGGTCCAGACGTTCCTTGAACAGAAGTATCTTTACTGGCTCGAAGCTCTTAGTCTACTCCGAGCTATATCGGAGGGTGTCATTGCCATAAGAAAGCTTGAGGGCCTACTTGTAAGTATAGCTTACTAAGACGAGACAGCCATACTAACAGAGATACAGGGGCGAACTCATCAAAGGCAGCTAACAACTTTTATCCGGGATGCGCACCGGTTCGCTCTCTCCTACAAATGGATAATCGAGCAAGCCCCTCTTCAGGCGTATACATCAGCCCTCGTAT
Encoded proteins:
- the HET-R gene encoding Heterokaryon incompatibility NOD-like receptor R (COG:S; EggNog:ENOG503NYUK) yields the protein MRLLERDDAGDFHLKDLPSNAIPPYAILSHTWGDEEVLFKDLVDGTGRKNAGYAKVQFCGDQAWRDGLKHFWIDTCCIDKSDAVELQHALNSMFQWYRNATKCYVYLTDVSTRKWDADGNSGWELAFRTCRWFTRGWTLQELIAPTIVEFFSQERERLGDKKSLEREIHDITGIPLKALQGRPLSDFSIAERMAWIEKRDTKFEEDKAYSLFGIFDVHIPVIYGEGKQKALKRLRDKIREDYLCLAKLWSADPRDPHHEKERIELAKGGLLADAYRWVFDNPEFRQWRHNSENRLLWIKGDPGKGKTMLLCGIIDELEQPITASGGNLAYFFCQATDSRINSAIAVLRGLIYLLARRQPRLLLYLPENTYASDDAMAWVVLSKVLRRMLEDPDLKETYLVIDALDECVIDLPKLLDFVVISPGRVKWLLSSRNEVLIEEKLKPDVGRTRLSLELKANAVQVSHAIDAYIDGKLSGLASLQDDTPLKNQVRDILHQKANGTFLWVALVIQELSEDDVESWHALQIVEEVPSGLDRMYDRMLNEISRYKRDSEFCRRILLVATVAYRPLYLGEIGSLSELPEQIVGSTENIRKVVAKCGSFLTIREDKIYLIHQSAKDYLSASALIFPHGAPIAHRDICARSLKLMLQKLRRDMYGLVTPGFPIDQARTPEPDPLVTVRYSCVFWVDHLRDSITDKHTPQRNTLDAVQTFLEQKYLYWLEALSLLRAISEGVIAIRKLEGLLGRTHQRQLTTFIRDAHRFALSYKWIIEQAPLQAYTSALVFAPVSSLVKKRFKTEEPSWISTKPVVEADWNACLQTLEGHRGWVNSVAFSADGQRLASGAADRTVKIWDPASGQCLRTLEGHRDRVTSVAFSADNQGAHGYGLGPDTTWVICNGQNVLWIPPEYRPTCSAIQGRMVAIGCSSGRVFTIGFSRDK